One window from the genome of Halictus rubicundus isolate RS-2024b chromosome 7, iyHalRubi1_principal, whole genome shotgun sequence encodes:
- the LOC143355627 gene encoding THAP domain-containing protein 1-like, whose amino-acid sequence MVKCCINSCTEKYSSATDVSFHQFPKDPELRKEWIEQINVEFCERARVCSKHFTNDCFIQSPWSSRRILKSDAVPNVIVKTEPHSEENASSSEAENRLPKTSLMKKRKAYVGDFHNLDILSDKDNYIDVVNATIAKKNKIIKTLHQKNKRLKQKVKDLHTLVEELKNNGMR is encoded by the exons ATGGTAAAGTGTTGTATTAACAGTTGTACTGAAAAATACAGTTCTGCTACAGACGTATCTTTCCATCA ATTTCCTAAGGATCCAGAGTTGAGGAAGGAATGGATAGAACAAATAAATGTAGAATTTTGTGAACGTGCACGAGTCTGTTCGAAACATTTCACTAATGACTGCTTTATCCAATCTCCCTGGAGTTCGCGGCGAATATTAAAAAGTGATGCTGTACCAAATGTTATAGTAAAAACTGAACCACATTCTGAAGAAAATGCCTCTAGCTCAGAAGCTGAAAATAGACTACCAAAAACATCTTTAATGAAGAAGCGGAAAGCATATGTTGGAGATTTCCATAATTTGGATATATTAAGTGATAAAGATAATTATATAGACGTTGTTAATGCGacaattgctaaaaaaaataaaataataaaaacattaCACCAAAAAAATAAAAGGCTTAAACAAAAAGTTAAAGATTTGCACACATTGGTGGAAGAACTGAAAAATAATGGAATGAGATGA